A region of the Kaistia geumhonensis genome:
GCGGCAGCGCCTGCAGCCCCGCGAGGTAGATGACCATGTGGAAGCCGGTCCACTTCCAGATGTCGACGACGACGATCGACCACAGCGCGAAGCGCGGATCGCCAAGCCAGTCCCGCACCAGGAAGGTGAGGCCGAGCCGGGTCAGCAGCTGGTTGATGGCGCCGTAGTCATACTGGAACATGAAGCCCCAGATGACGCCGATGGCCACGAAGGAGAGGATGACCGGCAGGAAGAAGATCGTGCGAAAGATGTTCTGCCCGACAAAGGCGCTGTTGAGCGCCAGCGCCAGTGCGAGCGACAGCACCAGCTTGCCGATAACCGTCGCAACCGCGAACCAGACATTGTTGACGATCGAGGCCCAGTAGTCGGCATCGGCGATGAGGGTGCGGAAATTGGCGAGACCGATGAATTTCAGTCCCTCGCCGCTGCCCGGCGCCCCCGCCGTGAAGCTCATGGCGAGCTGGAGGATGATGGGCAGATGAACGAAGACGAAGAAGACGAGGAGGCCCGGGCCGATCCAGAGAAGCGGCGCGCCCTTTTCGAGGAGGAGGGAGGTCGGCGGGAACGCGGCGGCGGATGCCGCGACGCGCCCTTGATCGGCCCGGGCCATCGGTGTGTTCCTGATGTAGGGGGCTTACTTGAACGCGTAGCCTTCGCCGACCAGACGATCGAGCGTCGCCTGCGCCTTCTCGGCCACCTGCGCGCCGGTCTGCTGTCCCGCGACGCCGGCCTGGATGCCTTCCTGGAACACGCGCGTGATTTCCGGCGGCCAGTTCCAGTCGAGATAGGTGACGAGCCCGTCCGAAAGCTGGATCAGCTTGGCGACGACTGGCGTGTCGCTGCCCTTCACGGCAGTATTGACCGGCACCGTGCCGCTATTGACCTTGACGACCTCGGCATTCGCCTCGTTGCTGGTCAGCGCATTCACGAGCGCCAGCGCCGCGGCCCTGCGGTCTCCCTCGACCTTGGCCGGAACGCCAAGCACCGCCGCCGGTCCGCCGGGGAACTGCGAGCGGACATCGCCGCCGACGAGGTTCGGCATCAGCATCACGTCGAGATCGACGCCTTCCGGCTTCGCCGAGAGAATCTGCTGGATCAGCCCGTCATGCTGCAGGAAGAAGGCGGCCTTGCCCGAGGCGAATTCCGCGACGGCATTCGGCGTATCCAGCGAGAACACCGAGCGGGTCACGAGCTCGTCCTTGCCGAAGCGGAAGACGAGGTCGAGGCCGTCCACGACGTCCTGGTCGGTGAACTTGCCCTTGCCGGTGAGGATCTCGATCGTCCGCTCGATCGAGCGGTTCTTCGAGGTCTGGGCGAAGGTCGTGAAGAACCAGACCGGCCACAGATAGATGTTCTTGCCGGGATGGGTAAAGGTCTTGATGCCCTCCGCCTTCAGCTTGTCGCGGATGGCGAGGAAATCGTCGTAGCTCTTCGGTTCGGAGAGCCCGTTCTTCTCGAGCAAAGCACGGTTGTAGAAGATCGGGAACCCGCCATACCAGCCATAGGGGACGCCGAACTGCTTTCCGTCCACCACGCCGGTGGCGAGCGCGGCGGGCGCGAAGCGGGCGGTGTCGCCGACGAGGCCGTCGAGCGGTCCAAGCGTCCCGTCGACCGCATAGCGGCGCAGGTCCTGGCCGTTCAGCATCAGCATGTCGACCGGCTCGCCGGCGGCGAGCGAGGCCGTCAGCAGCGCGACGAAGCGCTCCGACGGATATTCCGTGGTCTTGATGGTGATGCCGGGATTGGCGGCTTCGAAGGCGGCGAGAATCGCTCTGTAGGCCTGGTCGGGCGGCGTGCGCTGCAGGCTGACGATGTTGAGATCACCCTTATAGGCGAGCGGCTCTGCGGCGCCGGCCTGGCGGGCGAGGAACGGAGACAAGGCAGCGCC
Encoded here:
- a CDS encoding carbohydrate ABC transporter permease; translation: MARADQGRVAASAAAFPPTSLLLEKGAPLLWIGPGLLVFFVFVHLPIILQLAMSFTAGAPGSGEGLKFIGLANFRTLIADADYWASIVNNVWFAVATVIGKLVLSLALALALNSAFVGQNIFRTIFFLPVILSFVAIGVIWGFMFQYDYGAINQLLTRLGLTFLVRDWLGDPRFALWSIVVVDIWKWTGFHMVIYLAGLQALPRELQEAASVDGASATQRLFHITLPLLSRYTATNVVIATLGAFSVFDLIYVMTQGGPFGSTQVAMMQVYLQAFQFHRLGYASTQATVLLAIIAIVSILVMRFSRRPEDEDGAR
- a CDS encoding ABC transporter substrate-binding protein encodes the protein MTLRITRRSYLVGSAALAGAALSPFLARQAGAAEPLAYKGDLNIVSLQRTPPDQAYRAILAAFEAANPGITIKTTEYPSERFVALLTASLAAGEPVDMLMLNGQDLRRYAVDGTLGPLDGLVGDTARFAPAALATGVVDGKQFGVPYGWYGGFPIFYNRALLEKNGLSEPKSYDDFLAIRDKLKAEGIKTFTHPGKNIYLWPVWFFTTFAQTSKNRSIERTIEILTGKGKFTDQDVVDGLDLVFRFGKDELVTRSVFSLDTPNAVAEFASGKAAFFLQHDGLIQQILSAKPEGVDLDVMLMPNLVGGDVRSQFPGGPAAVLGVPAKVEGDRRAAALALVNALTSNEANAEVVKVNSGTVPVNTAVKGSDTPVVAKLIQLSDGLVTYLDWNWPPEITRVFQEGIQAGVAGQQTGAQVAEKAQATLDRLVGEGYAFK